From a region of the Streptomyces sp. NBC_01454 genome:
- a CDS encoding helix-turn-helix domain-containing protein, with translation MAETLKKGSRVTGAAREKLAADLKKKYDSGASIRALAEETGRSYGFVHRMLSESGVVLRGRGGATRGKKAASA, from the coding sequence GTGGCCGAGACTCTGAAGAAGGGCAGCCGGGTAACCGGCGCCGCGCGCGAGAAGCTCGCGGCAGACCTGAAGAAGAAGTACGACTCCGGTGCGAGCATCCGGGCGCTGGCCGAGGAAACCGGCCGCTCCTATGGATTCGTGCACCGGATGCTCAGCGAATCCGGTGTGGTCCTGCGCGGTCGTGGCGGAGCCACGAGGGGCAAGAAGGCCGCTTCGGCCTGA
- a CDS encoding alpha/beta hydrolase: MRLGTAAAAAAITVIGAGAAAVAVGRYASDTALKPSPDQPFPGDSRLTVHSATESRIALTRSLATMRPGTYGLTGTGCHAVVGSVVHGIPHPADAVVRRLERVTHGTLRPGNRMRLTPQVHVGNPRDALGLDHADVDVPGELGALPAWFVPGVRDTWVITAHGLGTTREHPMVVMPFLHRHRLPVLDLAYRNDPGAPRTADGIHHLGDTEWRDLDAAIRYAVRYGAQAVVLYGWSTGATMALRAATRSALRDRISGLVLDSPVLDRGATVRALAAARRVPRALLPLVVRAAEGSTGVPLDRPADAVDPEELDIPTLLFHGPDDRIAPWTASRSFAARRADLITLQPVPHAPHAAMWNADPSGYEEALRRFLTPLM; this comes from the coding sequence GTGCGCCTGGGTACTGCGGCGGCCGCGGCCGCCATCACCGTGATAGGTGCCGGGGCGGCCGCCGTGGCGGTCGGCCGGTACGCCAGCGACACTGCCCTGAAACCGTCGCCAGATCAGCCGTTCCCGGGCGATTCCCGGCTCACCGTGCACTCCGCCACCGAGAGCCGCATCGCCCTCACCCGCAGCCTGGCGACCATGCGGCCCGGCACCTACGGGCTCACCGGCACCGGCTGCCATGCCGTGGTCGGCTCCGTGGTCCACGGCATTCCGCACCCCGCCGACGCGGTCGTCCGCCGCCTGGAGCGGGTCACCCACGGCACCCTGCGGCCGGGCAACCGGATGCGGCTCACCCCGCAGGTGCACGTGGGCAATCCCCGGGACGCCCTCGGCCTCGACCACGCCGACGTCGACGTCCCCGGCGAACTCGGCGCCCTCCCGGCGTGGTTCGTGCCCGGCGTCCGCGACACCTGGGTGATCACCGCCCACGGCCTCGGCACCACCCGCGAGCACCCCATGGTGGTCATGCCGTTCCTGCACCGCCACCGGCTGCCCGTCCTCGACCTGGCCTACCGAAACGACCCCGGCGCCCCGCGCACCGCCGACGGCATCCACCACCTCGGCGACACCGAATGGCGCGATCTGGACGCGGCGATCCGCTACGCCGTCCGTTACGGCGCCCAGGCCGTCGTCCTCTACGGCTGGTCCACCGGCGCGACCATGGCGCTGCGGGCCGCCACCCGCTCCGCGCTGCGCGACCGGATCAGCGGTCTCGTCCTGGACTCCCCGGTCCTGGACCGGGGCGCCACGGTCCGTGCGCTGGCCGCCGCCCGGCGGGTCCCGCGCGCCCTGCTGCCGCTGGTGGTACGCGCCGCCGAGGGCTCCACGGGGGTGCCCCTGGACCGGCCCGCCGACGCCGTCGACCCGGAGGAGCTGGACATTCCCACCCTGCTCTTCCACGGCCCCGACGACCGGATCGCCCCCTGGACGGCCTCCCGTTCCTTCGCCGCCCGCCGGGCCGACCTGATCACGCTTCAGCCGGTTCCGCATGCCCCGCACGCCGCGATGTGGAACGCCGACCCCTCGGGCTACGAAGAGGCCCTGCGACGCTTCCTCACCCCTCTCATGTAG
- a CDS encoding inorganic phosphate transporter, whose protein sequence is MEHITLLIGIVIVTALVFDFTNGFHDTANAMATTISTGALRPKTAVAMSAVLNLVGAFLSVEVAKTISGGIIDEGAGIRPEVIFAGLVGAIVWNMLTWLAGLPSSSSHALFGGLIGATLVSVGTHGVHGEAVVMKVLIPAVAAPFVAGLAAMAATRLTYRLTRNRAEADTAKGYRAGQIASAALVSLAHGTNDAQKTMGVITLALITGGVVAPHADPPLWVIASAGMAIALGTYLGGWRIIRTMGKGITDIQPPQGFAAQTGAAATILASSHLGFALSTTQVCSGSVMGSGLGRKGGVVRWSTAGRMVAAWGLTLPAAGAVAAGAAFLAGQGDWGVAAVAVLALGICGTIWAASRRKPIDHTNVNEGPAAEPAGVVTTALRTVSPPPAGQPAPADGALETAGVPAQATAPDAGVPAQPGGPDTSTPAPRPKAATVTR, encoded by the coding sequence ATGGAACACATCACGCTTCTCATCGGGATCGTGATCGTCACGGCCTTGGTGTTCGACTTTACGAACGGCTTCCACGACACGGCCAACGCGATGGCCACCACCATTTCCACCGGGGCCTTGCGACCCAAGACCGCGGTGGCGATGTCGGCAGTGCTCAACCTCGTCGGTGCGTTTCTGTCCGTGGAGGTGGCCAAGACCATCTCCGGCGGGATCATCGACGAAGGCGCCGGCATCAGACCAGAAGTGATCTTCGCCGGCCTGGTCGGCGCGATCGTCTGGAACATGCTGACCTGGCTCGCGGGTCTGCCCTCCAGCTCCTCCCACGCTCTCTTCGGCGGTCTGATCGGCGCGACGCTGGTGTCCGTCGGCACCCACGGCGTGCATGGCGAGGCCGTGGTGATGAAGGTCCTGATCCCGGCGGTGGCCGCGCCGTTCGTGGCCGGTCTGGCCGCGATGGCGGCGACCCGGCTCACCTACCGGCTGACCCGCAACCGCGCCGAGGCGGACACCGCCAAGGGCTACCGCGCGGGCCAGATCGCCTCCGCCGCCCTGGTCTCCCTCGCCCACGGCACCAACGACGCGCAGAAGACGATGGGTGTGATCACGCTCGCGCTGATCACCGGCGGGGTCGTCGCCCCGCACGCCGACCCGCCGCTGTGGGTCATCGCCTCGGCCGGTATGGCCATCGCGCTCGGCACGTACCTGGGCGGCTGGCGGATCATCCGCACGATGGGCAAGGGCATCACCGACATCCAGCCGCCGCAGGGCTTCGCCGCCCAGACCGGCGCCGCGGCCACCATCCTGGCCTCCTCCCACCTCGGCTTCGCGCTCTCCACCACCCAGGTCTGCTCCGGCTCCGTGATGGGCTCGGGCCTGGGCCGCAAGGGCGGCGTGGTGCGCTGGTCCACGGCCGGCCGGATGGTCGCCGCATGGGGCCTGACGCTGCCGGCCGCCGGTGCGGTCGCGGCGGGCGCCGCGTTCCTCGCGGGCCAGGGCGACTGGGGCGTGGCGGCGGTGGCCGTGCTCGCGCTCGGTATCTGCGGCACGATCTGGGCCGCCTCCCGGCGGAAGCCCATCGACCACACCAATGTCAACGAGGGCCCGGCGGCGGAGCCGGCCGGCGTGGTGACCACCGCGCTGCGCACGGTCTCCCCTCCCCCGGCAGGCCAGCCCGCGCCGGCCGACGGCGCGCTGGAAACCGCCGGGGTGCCCGCCCAGGCGACCGCCCCCGACGCCGGGGTGCCCGCCCAGCCGGGCGGCCCCGACACCTCCACCCCCGCTCCGCGCCCCAAGGCCGCGACGGTCAC
- a CDS encoding class II aldolase/adducin family protein, with the protein MTDRPDHLAAAWSDLVTTARRTVADGLVVGTSGNVSCRLKDLVLVTPSGVPYDRLGPGDLTAVDLEGRQIIGTLRPTSELPMHLAVYHSSTAAAVVHTHAPHATAVSTLVPQLPPVHYMTAALGGPVRVAPYALYGSDELAAHMLDALRDRTGCLLQNHGTMTYGDSLDEALDRTAQLEWMCRVWLTAQSVPGHTPSLLSAGQLDAAAARLRGYGQQGRGKD; encoded by the coding sequence ATGACGGACCGCCCCGACCACCTCGCCGCAGCCTGGAGCGACCTGGTCACCACCGCCCGCCGGACCGTCGCCGACGGCCTGGTCGTCGGCACCTCGGGCAATGTCTCCTGCCGCCTGAAGGACCTGGTCCTGGTCACCCCCAGCGGGGTGCCCTACGACCGGCTCGGTCCTGGTGACCTCACCGCGGTCGACCTGGAGGGGCGCCAGATCATCGGCACCCTCCGGCCGACCAGCGAACTCCCCATGCACCTGGCGGTCTACCACAGCAGCACGGCCGCCGCCGTCGTCCACACCCACGCCCCGCACGCCACCGCCGTCTCCACCCTCGTGCCCCAACTCCCGCCCGTCCACTACATGACCGCGGCCCTCGGCGGCCCCGTCCGCGTCGCCCCCTACGCCCTCTACGGCAGCGACGAGCTCGCCGCCCACATGCTCGACGCGCTCCGCGACCGCACCGGCTGTCTGCTGCAGAACCACGGCACCATGACCTACGGCGACAGCCTGGACGAGGCCCTGGACCGCACCGCCCAGCTGGAGTGGATGTGCCGCGTCTGGCTCACCGCGCAGTCCGTGCCGGGCCACACCCCGAGCCTGCTGTCGGCCGGGCAGCTCGACGCGGCCGCGGCCCGGCTGCGCGGCTACGGCCAGCAGGGCCGCGGCAAGGACTGA
- a CDS encoding ABC-F family ATP-binding cassette domain-containing protein, whose protein sequence is MITASGLELRAGARVLIESASFRIAKGDRIGLVGRNGAGKTTLTKVLAGEGIPAAGSVTRSGDVGYLPQDPRTGDLDVLARDRILSARDLDSVLRKMRENEDRMANGKGATRDKAMKKYERLETEFLTKGGYAAEAEAATIAASLGLPDRILGQPLHTLSGGQRRRVELARILFSDSDTLLLDEPTNHLDADSIVWLRDYLKTYRGGFIVISHDVDLVETVVNKVFYLDANRSEIDIYNMGWKLYQQQREADEKRRKRERANAEKKAAQLNSQADKMRAKATKTVAAQNMAKRADKLLAGLDAKRASDKVAKLRFPDPAPCGKTPLTAEGLSKSYGSLEIFTDVDLAIDKGSRVVILGLNGAGKTTLLRLLAGVETPDTGEVRPGHGLKLGYYAQEHETLDPDRTVLENMRSAAPDMDLVAIRKTLGSFLFSGDDVDKPAGVLSGGEKTRLALATLVVSSANVLLLDEPTNNLDPASREEILGALHTFTGAVVLVSHDEGAVDALEPERIILLPDGVEDLWGQDYADLVALA, encoded by the coding sequence GTGATCACCGCCTCCGGCCTCGAGCTGCGCGCCGGCGCCCGCGTTCTCATCGAGTCCGCCTCCTTCCGCATCGCCAAGGGCGACCGCATCGGCCTGGTCGGCCGTAACGGCGCCGGCAAGACCACCCTCACCAAGGTGCTGGCGGGCGAGGGCATCCCCGCCGCCGGCTCGGTCACCCGCTCCGGCGACGTCGGCTACCTCCCGCAGGACCCGCGCACCGGCGACCTGGACGTGCTCGCCCGCGACCGCATCCTGTCCGCCCGTGATCTGGACTCCGTGCTCCGCAAGATGCGGGAGAACGAGGACCGGATGGCCAACGGCAAGGGCGCCACCCGCGACAAGGCGATGAAGAAGTACGAGCGCCTGGAGACGGAGTTCCTGACCAAGGGCGGGTACGCCGCCGAGGCGGAGGCCGCGACCATCGCCGCCAGCCTCGGACTGCCCGACCGCATCCTCGGCCAGCCGCTGCACACCCTCTCCGGTGGTCAGCGCCGCCGCGTCGAGCTGGCCCGGATCCTGTTCTCGGACTCCGACACCCTGCTGCTCGACGAGCCGACCAACCACCTCGACGCCGACTCGATCGTCTGGCTGCGCGACTACCTCAAGACCTACCGCGGCGGCTTCATCGTGATCTCCCACGATGTCGACCTGGTCGAAACCGTCGTCAACAAGGTCTTCTACCTCGACGCCAACCGCTCCGAGATCGACATCTACAACATGGGCTGGAAGCTCTACCAGCAGCAGCGCGAGGCCGACGAGAAGCGCCGCAAGCGTGAGCGCGCCAACGCCGAGAAGAAGGCCGCGCAGCTGAACTCGCAGGCCGACAAGATGCGGGCCAAGGCCACCAAGACGGTCGCCGCGCAGAACATGGCCAAGCGTGCCGACAAGCTGCTGGCGGGGCTGGACGCCAAGCGGGCCTCCGACAAGGTCGCCAAGCTGCGCTTCCCGGACCCGGCGCCGTGCGGCAAGACCCCGCTCACCGCCGAGGGCCTGTCGAAGTCCTACGGCTCCCTGGAGATCTTCACCGATGTCGACCTGGCCATCGACAAGGGTTCCCGGGTCGTCATCCTCGGTCTGAACGGTGCCGGCAAGACCACCCTGCTGCGGCTGCTGGCCGGCGTCGAGACCCCGGACACCGGCGAGGTCCGCCCCGGGCACGGCCTGAAGCTCGGCTACTACGCCCAGGAGCACGAGACCCTGGACCCGGACCGCACGGTCCTGGAGAACATGCGCTCGGCCGCCCCGGACATGGACCTGGTCGCCATCCGCAAGACGCTGGGTTCCTTCCTCTTCTCCGGGGACGACGTCGACAAGCCCGCCGGGGTGCTCTCCGGCGGGGAGAAGACCCGCCTCGCCCTGGCGACGCTGGTCGTCTCCTCCGCCAACGTGCTGCTCCTCGACGAGCCCACGAACAACCTGGACCCGGCCAGCCGCGAGGAGATCCTCGGCGCGCTGCACACCTTCACCGGCGCCGTGGTCCTGGTGTCGCACGACGAGGGCGCGGTGGACGCACTGGAGCCGGAGCGCATCATCCTGCTGCCCGACGGCGTCGAGGACCTGTGGGGCCAGGACTACGCGGACCTGGTCGCGCTGGCCTGA